The proteins below come from a single Uloborus diversus isolate 005 chromosome 10, Udiv.v.3.1, whole genome shotgun sequence genomic window:
- the LOC129231830 gene encoding keratin-associated protein 6-2-like translates to MNAKLVTVLLLALFVGVAIGGKYGGRQQDGSKGNDSSSRSGGGSGNDSTSGGVDGRQQGVSSGSGSGQGSGFGSGQGSGFGSGQGSGFGSGQGSGFGSGQGSGFGTGQGSGFGQGSGAGNGAGAGAGSGAGSRAGSGAGTGAGTGAGSGAGSGAGTGAGSGAGTGSGAGSGAGSGTGAGAGTGF, encoded by the exons ATGAACGCAAAATTGGTCACCGTTCTTTTACTTGCCCTGTTCGTTGGAGTTGCCATTG GAGGAAAGTACGGTGGACGCCAACAGGATGGATCCAAAGGAAATGACTCTAGTTCTAGATCTGGTGGAGGTTCAGGAAACGATTCAACTTCGGGTGGAGTGGACGGAAGACAACAAGGAGTAAGCAGCGGGTCTGGCAGCGGACAAGGGTCAGGATTTGGTAGCGGTCAAGGATCCGGGTTTGGTAGTGGCCAAGGATCAGGCTTTGGTAGTGGTCAAGGATCTGGATTTGGTAGTGGTCAAGGATCTGGATTTGGTACCGGCCAAGGATCAGGATTTGGTCAAGGGTCAGGAGCAGGAAACGGAGCAGGGGCAGGAGCCGGAAGTGGAGCAGGATCAAGAGCAGGATCAGGAGCTGGAACTGGAGCAGGAACTGGTGCAGGTTCAGGTGCAGGTTCAGGAGCAGGAACTGGAGCAGGATCAGGAGCAGGAACAGGTTCAGGAGCAGGAAGTGGAGCTGGTTCAGGAACAGGTGCAGGAGCTGGAACCGGATTTTGA